From the Saccharomonospora marina XMU15 genome, the window TCGGCCGGGTCGGTTGCGCGTACTCGGGGGGTCGTGGTGTCGGTGAGTTCGACGACCTGCCGGTCGGGAGGGTTCAGCACCAGGTCGCGCAGTGACAGGGTGCCGAGGAAGTGGCGCTGATCGTCGATGACGGGCAGGGTGTAGACGGTTTCGGCGTCGGCGCCGCGCTCGCGCACCACCTGCAGGGCATCGCCCACGGTCAGATGGTGGCGGAGGGCCACGGTCTCCGGGGTCATGTAGCGACCGGCGGAGCCGTCCGGATAGCCGAGCAGCGCCGCGGTCATGGTGCGTTCACGCGGGCTCAGCCCGGCCAGTACGTGCCGGGCGAACTTGGCGGGCGCCTCCCCGAGCAGGCGAGCGCGGTCGTCCGGGTCCATCGCCTCGAGCACGTCACGGAAGGCCTGGTCGCGAAGCCCGGACAGCACCTTGTGCTGGTCGGAGGGGCCGAGTTCCTCGAAGACCGCCAGCGCGCGATCCTTGTCCAGCAACCGGAACAGCAGCACGGCACGCACCGCGTCCGCGCGGCCGAGTTCGTCGGCGATCTCGTGCGGGTGATGGCGCGCGAGCCAGTCCTGCAGCGCGGGAAGGTCGTTGGTCTCCAGGAGCTGGCGCAGGTCCTGCACGGTCATCCCGATCCCTCCCGGCTGCGTGGGCTGCCATGTCCGATGATCACAAGGACTGGCCGAGTCGGCTGTGTCAGGGCAATCGGCAGTGCGGGAAAACGAGACCGTGCAAAGCGGCGTGGAGCCCAACGACCGTCCTCGGACGGCCTGCCCAGGGTCAGCGCAGTGCGGCGAAGAACGCGCGCAGGTCAGCGGCGTAGTCGTCGGGCCGGTCCATGGCGACGAAGTGGTGTCCTTCCGGGTTGTGTTCGGGCCAGTGCACGATGGTGTTGTCGCGCTCGGCGAGCCTGCGGACTCCCGGAGGACCGCTGTACACGCCGGTCGGCGCGACCTTTTGCCCTTCGGGCCAGCTGAACCCGGTGCTGTCGTAGTACAGCCATGCCGACGACCCGAACGTTCCGGTTAGCCAGTACAGGCTCACGTTGGTCAGGAACAGGTCACGGGCGATCGCCTGCTCCAGTGGCTTGCCGCCTGCGTTGAACTCGTGGAACTTCTGTGTCATCCAGGCCAGCGCCGCCACGGGAGAGTCGTGCCAGCCGTAGGCGAACGTCTGCGGTGCCGTGCCGAGCAGTCCGTGGTGATCCACCCCGTTCATCCAGTCCTGTTTCGAAAGCTCGGCGAAGGCTTCGCGTTCGTCGTCGGTGAGCTGCGACATGTCGTCCTGGCCGGGAAAGCCCAGCCCGCCGGTGATGTAGACGCCGACAACGTGGTCAGCCGCTGCGGTGGCAACGGCGGGTGCGACGTAGGCGCCGAAGTCGCCGCCCTGGGTGCCGTACCGGTCGTAGCCGAGACGCCGCATGAGTTCTGCCCAGATCCGCGCCACGCGTGCGGCGTTCCAACCGGTCTCCCCTGGTGGGGAGGAGAACCCGAAGCCGGGCAGCGACGGCACCACCACATGGAACGCCTGCTCGCCGTTTCGCGGCCTGGCGAGCAGGTCGATGAAGTCGACGAACTCCACGAAGGAGTTGGGCCAGCCATGGGTGAGAACAAGCGGCAGCGCGTCCGGCTCGGGCGAGCGCACGTGCAGGAAGTGGATGTCGAGACCGTCGATCTCGGTGAGGTACTGCGGGAACTCGTTCAGCCGCGACTCGTGGACGCGCCAGTCGAATTCGTCGCGCCAGTACGTCGCCAGCTCTTTCAGGTAGCTCACCGGGACCCCTCGGCTCCACCCTTCGCCGGGCAGTTGCCCCGGCCAACGCGCCAGGTCCAGCCGAGAACGCAGGTTGTCGAGCTCGGCTTGCGGGATCTCGATGCGGAACTGTCGGATGTCTTCGCTCATGTGGCACAAGCTAGCTTCGATGTAGGCCAGATCCTGACCTACATCTCAGGCATTCTGGAAGCCATGACAGATCCCTCGGCCCGGCTGCTGCGGCTGCTGTCGCTGTTGCAGACCCCGCGCGAATGGCCTGGCAGCGAACTCGCCCGGCGGCTGGAGGTCAGCCCGCGCACCGTTCGGCGGGACATCGAGCGGCTACGCGCTCTGGGCTACCCGGTGGAAGCGGCGCTGGGAGCCGAAGGCGGTTACCGGCTGGTCGCGGGGACGGCCATGCCGCCGCTGCTGCTCGACGACGAGGAGGCCGTCGCCATCGCCGTCGGTCTGCGGATCGCCTCCGGTAACGCGGTCGAGGGCATCGAGCAGGCAGCCGTGCGGGCACTGACGAAGCTGGAGCAGGTGCTTCCGTCCCGGCTGCGCAGGCGGGTCGGTGCGTTGGCTTCGGCGACGGTTCCGATACTGGCAGGCATCGGCCCGAAGATCGATCCGGAAACGCTGACCGTGCTGGCCACAGCCACCGAGGGCCGCGAGCGGCTGCGCTTTCGCTACCGGGCCGGTGACGGCGCCGAGAGTAACCGTCAGGTAGAGCCTTACCGGCTGGTTTCGATGGGCCGTCGCTGGTACCTGCTCGGCTTCGACACCGGAAGGGACGACTGGCGCATCTTCCGGGTCGACCGGATCGAGGCGCCGCTGCTGACCGGCGCGCGGTTCGCCCCTCGGGACCTTCCCGCCGAGGATGCGGCCGCTTACGTCACCAGCAAGCTGTACTCGCTGGCCCCCACTTACCGCGCCGTCGTGACCCTGCACGCTCCCGCCGACGTGGTGAGAGCCCGGTGGGGCGGCGCGGGTGGCGAAGTGACGCCGCTGGAGGAGCACACCTGCCGGCTGCGCAGCCATACCGACACCGTCGAGTGGCTCGGATTCCGGCTCACCATGCTCGGCGTCGACTTCGAGGTGCACGAGCCGCCGCAGTTGGTCGAGTACCTGCGCGCGCTGGGTGAACGTGCCGTCCGCGCTTCGGGAGGCTGAGGAGCGTTGATCGACGAACCGGGCCGGATCACTTCGGCACGTCGGCTACCCCCTTGCGACGAGCACGTCGGAGGGCGCCTGCCGCAGTACGTGCTGGGCGACGGTGCCCAGCAGGGCGTGCCCGAGGTGGAAGTGCGTCCCGCTGCCCACGACGGTCAGGTCCGCCCCGTACCGCCGCACCAACTCCGGTAGCACGCCGCGTGGC encodes:
- a CDS encoding epoxide hydrolase family protein is translated as MSEDIRQFRIEIPQAELDNLRSRLDLARWPGQLPGEGWSRGVPVSYLKELATYWRDEFDWRVHESRLNEFPQYLTEIDGLDIHFLHVRSPEPDALPLVLTHGWPNSFVEFVDFIDLLARPRNGEQAFHVVVPSLPGFGFSSPPGETGWNAARVARIWAELMRRLGYDRYGTQGGDFGAYVAPAVATAAADHVVGVYITGGLGFPGQDDMSQLTDDEREAFAELSKQDWMNGVDHHGLLGTAPQTFAYGWHDSPVAALAWMTQKFHEFNAGGKPLEQAIARDLFLTNVSLYWLTGTFGSSAWLYYDSTGFSWPEGQKVAPTGVYSGPPGVRRLAERDNTIVHWPEHNPEGHHFVAMDRPDDYAADLRAFFAALR
- a CDS encoding helix-turn-helix transcriptional regulator, giving the protein MTDPSARLLRLLSLLQTPREWPGSELARRLEVSPRTVRRDIERLRALGYPVEAALGAEGGYRLVAGTAMPPLLLDDEEAVAIAVGLRIASGNAVEGIEQAAVRALTKLEQVLPSRLRRRVGALASATVPILAGIGPKIDPETLTVLATATEGRERLRFRYRAGDGAESNRQVEPYRLVSMGRRWYLLGFDTGRDDWRIFRVDRIEAPLLTGARFAPRDLPAEDAAAYVTSKLYSLAPTYRAVVTLHAPADVVRARWGGAGGEVTPLEEHTCRLRSHTDTVEWLGFRLTMLGVDFEVHEPPQLVEYLRALGERAVRASGG